The following coding sequences are from one Nicotiana tabacum cultivar K326 chromosome 1, ASM71507v2, whole genome shotgun sequence window:
- the LOC142164361 gene encoding uncharacterized protein LOC142164361 — MEESWDENRLLKILPHDWALHIIENINPPAAHNELDRPYWMLEAKGNFTVKSAWEYLRRRRDPSIAYQNIWVKGLPFKIAFFMWKVWKAKLSLDDYFMKLGYVVTSRCWCCLNPDEETLPHVFFRSQVAQSVWYYFLSNAGLSMEGLSLQQTIIKCWTAHVIPRLKPIFHALPSIIFWELWKRRNIYNMEKLYQLVG, encoded by the coding sequence ATGGAGGAGTCCTGGGATGAAAATAGACTGCTGAAAATTTTGCCTCATGATTGGGCACTTCATATCATCGAGAATATCAATCCCCCAGCGGCACATAATGAGCTTGATCGACCATACTGGATGTTGGAAGCTAAGGGCAACTTCACTGTTAAGTCAGCTTGGGAGTACCTTAGAAGGAGAAGAGATCCTAGTATTGCATATCAAAATATATGGGTGAAAGGATTACCTTTTAAAATTGCTTTCTTCATGTGGAAGGTGTGGAAAGCCAAATTGTCACTTGATGATTATTTCATGAAGTTGGGATACGTTGTCACTTCAAGATGCTGGTGCTGCCTCAATCCAGATGAAGAAACACTACCTCATGTTTTCTTTAGATCACAGGTTGCCCAATCTGTATGGTACTATTTTCTCTCAAATGCAGGTCTATCAATGGAAGGTTTGTCTTTGCAACAGACAATAATAAAGTGCTGGACTGCACATGTCATCCCTCGACTAAAGCCTATATTTCATGCACTTCCTTCTATTATTTTCTGGGAGCTATGGAAGAGAAGAAACATTTATAATATGGAGAAGTTGTATCAATTAGTAGGGTGA